One window from the genome of Mastacembelus armatus chromosome 18, fMasArm1.2, whole genome shotgun sequence encodes:
- the msantd1 gene encoding myb/SANT-like DNA-binding domain-containing protein 1, protein MAAEDGFSYLMPGHSEKHRRAPNWTDGEMKALLYVWEEHHNELKMSKRNAKVYEKMSQRFFQLTGEQRFKEEIKMKITNMSFQYRRLKSTVGESGEMPDWPYYKAIEKILCKPLENGRVNSLEFSAAGPSTSSQSTENLVPPSEEGMMGFLPEYTGSSDEMEIKQELDSLSSDSEHTQGSSSRPISARKRHANKHLSMKRKKLRVMQAMLQQQRRSSRAIEETCREVRRAMHQQNLLQVQCLQLQERMMNLLEKMIQPPSTTSASWGQSGVKDPGKA, encoded by the exons ATGGCAGCAGAGGATGGTTTCAGCTACCTAATGCCAGGCCACAGTGAGAAACACAGGCGTGCCCCGAACTGGACTGATGGTGAAATGAAAGCCCTCCTGTACGTGTGGGAGGAACACCACAACGAACTGAAAATGAGCAAGAGGAATGCTAAGGTTTACGAGAAGATGTCCCAGAGGTTTTTCCAGCTGACCGGAGAGCAGAGGTTCAAAGAGGAGATCAAGATGAAAATCACCAATATGTCTTTTCAGTACAG GCGATTGAAATCCACAGTTGGCGAAAGTGGGGAGATGCCAGACTGGCCATACTATAAGGCCATTGAGAAGATCCTCTGCAAGCCCCTGGAGAACGGACGGGTGAACTCTTTGgagttttcagctgcaggtccctccacttcctcccagtCTACAGAAAACCTCGTGCCACCGTCAGAGGAGGGGATGATGGGCTTCCTGCCCGAGTACACAGGCTCCTCAGATGAGATGGAGATAAAACAAGAGCTGGACTCTTTGAGCTCTGACAGTGAGCACACACAGGGCTCCAG CTCCCGGCCTATTTCGGCAAGGAAGAGGCATGCCAACAAGCACCTGTCAATGAAAAGGAAGAAACTGAGGGTGATGCAGGCCATGCTACAGCAACAGAGAAGGTCAAGTCGGGCCATAGAGGAAACGTGCAGAGAGGTCCGTCGAGCAATGCACCAACAGAACCTCCTCCAGGTCCAgtgtctgcagctgcaggagcGTATGATGAATCTTCTGGAGAAGATGATTCAGCCCCCCTCCACCACATCAGCATCATGGGGTCAGAGTGGGGTCAAAGATCCAGGAAAGGCATGA